One genomic segment of Gottschalkia acidurici 9a includes these proteins:
- a CDS encoding YetF domain-containing protein, giving the protein MKSLIEITIQTLLAFFSILYITRILGRQQVSQLTVAEYINGITFGSIAANLATDLENHTWQHLLGVILFGALTYFVNKVALKKRSLSKVFQGEPVLVIQDGQILERNLKRLGYNVDDLMVLLRQQDCFSPDDVEFGLIEMNGSLSIIKVGEKRNVTLGDLNITPSDESIPTELIIGGQIIYENLKQRKLTGKQLMKELNKYKIDKVSEVMYATVDRSGKFYVDKFKDNIRPGSDLSENNKGI; this is encoded by the coding sequence ATGAAGTCATTAATTGAAATCACGATACAAACACTTTTAGCTTTTTTCTCGATACTATACATAACTAGAATTTTAGGAAGGCAACAAGTGTCTCAGCTTACGGTTGCTGAATATATAAATGGAATAACATTTGGTTCTATAGCTGCAAACTTAGCTACAGATTTAGAAAATCATACTTGGCAACACTTGTTAGGAGTAATACTTTTCGGAGCACTTACTTATTTTGTAAATAAAGTTGCACTTAAAAAAAGAAGTTTAAGCAAAGTATTTCAAGGAGAACCTGTATTAGTTATTCAGGATGGCCAGATATTAGAAAGAAATTTAAAAAGGTTAGGATATAACGTAGATGACCTTATGGTGTTATTAAGGCAGCAAGACTGCTTCTCTCCTGATGATGTTGAGTTTGGTTTAATAGAGATGAACGGATCATTAAGTATTATAAAAGTAGGAGAGAAAAGGAATGTAACATTAGGTGATTTAAATATAACTCCATCAGATGAAAGTATACCTACAGAATTAATAATAGGTGGACAAATAATATATGAAAATTTAAAACAAAGAAAACTAACTGGAAAGCAGCTTATGAAAGAACTAAACAAATATAAAATAGATAAAGTCTCTGAAGTTATGTATGCAACAGTAGATAGAAGTGGAAAATTTTATGTTGATAAATTTAAAGACAATATAAGACCAGGAAGCGACTTAAGTGAAAATAATAAGGGTATATAG